One segment of Thermodesulfovibrio sp. 3907-1M DNA contains the following:
- the alr gene encoding alanine racemase — translation MRLLEAEIDLKALIHNFHTVKAVLKPINPSCRIIAIVKADAYGHGAVEVARALEKRCFAFGVAFLEEAAILRESGIKSKIIVLFDREVEGIFKYDLTPVVFDFKQAQALSKQAQKKGVALPVHIKVETGMGRLGIYNAPCKTIKKIAQLPNIKIEGVMSHLSEAENKEWTTEQIRRFQEIQKCVSNLEINPVFHISNSHGIIYPEALFDAIRPGLMLYGYSQNFEKELKPCMKVKTKIIDIRRLPKGSPISYGRTFITKKASLIGVIPVGYADGYFRKLTNRAKVIVRGKKVPVVGTVCMDLTMIDLTDVPDTEIDDEVILLGESGNEKITAQDIAGWAETIPYEVLTSLGSRAKRKYIKEEAC, via the coding sequence GTGAGACTTCTTGAAGCAGAGATAGATTTAAAAGCATTAATTCACAACTTTCATACAGTTAAAGCTGTCCTCAAGCCAATTAATCCATCCTGCCGGATAATAGCAATTGTAAAAGCAGATGCCTATGGACATGGAGCAGTAGAGGTTGCCCGTGCTCTTGAAAAAAGATGCTTTGCCTTTGGAGTGGCTTTTTTAGAAGAAGCTGCTATATTACGAGAATCAGGAATAAAATCAAAAATTATTGTTCTCTTTGACAGAGAAGTGGAAGGTATATTTAAATACGATCTTACTCCAGTGGTCTTTGATTTTAAACAGGCTCAGGCTCTTTCAAAACAGGCTCAGAAAAAAGGAGTTGCTCTCCCTGTTCATATTAAAGTTGAGACAGGCATGGGAAGACTTGGAATTTATAATGCACCATGCAAAACAATTAAAAAAATTGCTCAGTTACCAAATATAAAAATTGAGGGTGTTATGAGTCATCTTTCAGAGGCTGAAAATAAAGAATGGACAACAGAACAAATAAGGAGATTTCAGGAGATTCAAAAATGCGTTAGCAATCTTGAAATTAATCCTGTTTTCCACATTTCAAACTCTCATGGAATTATATATCCTGAGGCTTTGTTTGATGCAATAAGACCTGGTTTGATGCTTTACGGATACAGTCAAAACTTTGAAAAAGAATTAAAACCATGCATGAAAGTTAAAACAAAAATTATTGACATAAGAAGGCTTCCAAAGGGTTCACCAATAAGTTATGGAAGAACCTTTATAACAAAAAAAGCCTCTCTCATTGGAGTTATTCCTGTGGGATATGCTGATGGATACTTCAGAAAATTAACTAACAGAGCAAAGGTTATTGTGAGAGGTAAAAAGGTGCCTGTTGTAGGGACAGTTTGCATGGATCTTACAATGATAGACCTTACAGATGTGCCAGATACAGAAATTGACGATGAAGTAATTTTGCTTGGAGAATCAGGAAATGAAAAAATTACAGCTCAGGATATTGCAGGATGGGCAGAAACTATACCCTATGAAGTATTAACTTCCTTAGGAAGCCGTGCAAAAAGAAAATATATTAAGGAGGAGGCATGTTAG
- a CDS encoding twin-arginine translocase TatA/TatE family subunit, producing MFGLGTQELMLILIIVVILFGATRLPQIGKGIGEAIRNFKKATSEKDEIDVTPKKDEEKK from the coding sequence ATGTTTGGGTTAGGAACACAGGAATTAATGCTAATTCTTATAATAGTGGTTATTCTTTTTGGGGCAACAAGACTGCCCCAGATTGGAAAAGGAATTGGCGAGGCTATAAGGAACTTTAAAAAAGCAACATCTGAAAAGGATGAGATTGATGTAACTCCAAAAAAGGATGAAGAGAAAAAATAG
- a CDS encoding molybdenum cofactor guanylyltransferase, with product MSSKLPLTGVILAGGKSSRMKTNKCLLSLNNKKLIEILLINLKEIFEELFIVTNFPEAYFYTGFPLLGDIYPFKGPLAGIHVALKNSKYDVFAFACDMPFVKKEIVYFLGEKHRSQKNNITVSCYKEKIYPLPGIYSKEILNELENLLKEDKLSMIRLIEDIHAQTVDVANLDKEGLSFINVNTEEDLKFLEKGGKRCLG from the coding sequence TTGTCATCTAAACTGCCTCTGACAGGTGTAATACTTGCTGGTGGAAAATCATCACGAATGAAAACAAATAAATGTTTGCTTTCTTTGAATAACAAGAAACTTATTGAAATTCTTCTCATAAACTTGAAAGAAATATTTGAAGAGCTTTTCATTGTTACAAACTTTCCTGAAGCATATTTTTATACAGGCTTTCCTCTGCTTGGAGATATTTATCCCTTTAAAGGACCCTTGGCAGGAATTCATGTGGCATTGAAGAACTCAAAATACGATGTCTTTGCTTTTGCCTGCGATATGCCCTTTGTTAAAAAGGAAATCGTTTATTTTCTTGGTGAAAAACATCGTAGTCAGAAAAACAACATAACTGTTTCCTGTTATAAGGAAAAGATTTATCCTTTACCAGGGATTTATTCAAAAGAGATTCTGAATGAATTAGAAAATTTACTTAAAGAAGACAAACTAAGCATGATTAGACTTATTGAAGATATTCATGCTCAGACAGTAGATGTTGCAAATTTAGATAAAGAAGGGTTATCTTTTATTAATGTAAACACAGAAGAAGACTTAAAATTTCTTGAAAAAGGAGGCAAAAGATGTTTGGGTTAG
- the amrB gene encoding AmmeMemoRadiSam system protein B — translation MLRRKPAVAGYFYPSNPKELLYEVEEYMTPQAKLKARGAICPHAGYVYSGHVAGAVYSRISPGETFILLGPNHTGYGADISLMVEGQWEIPLGSLKINEELAKKIIENSSATEDLQAHLYEHSLEVQLPFIYKLNPQAQIVPITLKMLSLKDSLSLAQCIAKAVEELAVKDKVVIIASTDMSHYLPDDLARKVDSLAIEKIKAFDPEGLYNAVLEHGISMCGVIPTTVMLQATKLLGAKEVQIIKYATSAEVSRDYDKVVGYLGAIVI, via the coding sequence ATGCTTAGAAGAAAGCCAGCAGTTGCAGGATATTTTTATCCATCAAATCCTAAAGAACTTTTATATGAAGTGGAAGAATACATGACCCCACAGGCAAAACTGAAGGCTCGTGGTGCCATATGTCCTCATGCAGGATATGTTTATTCAGGTCATGTAGCAGGTGCTGTATACTCAAGAATTTCTCCTGGTGAAACGTTTATTCTTCTTGGACCAAACCATACAGGGTATGGAGCAGATATTTCTCTGATGGTTGAAGGACAGTGGGAAATTCCTCTTGGAAGTTTAAAGATAAATGAAGAACTTGCGAAAAAAATCATAGAAAATTCTTCTGCTACAGAAGACCTTCAGGCTCATCTTTACGAGCATTCACTTGAAGTTCAGCTCCCTTTTATTTATAAGCTAAACCCTCAGGCTCAGATTGTACCTATAACATTGAAAATGCTTTCACTTAAAGACAGTCTCAGTTTAGCACAGTGCATTGCTAAAGCAGTGGAAGAGCTTGCTGTTAAGGATAAAGTTGTTATTATTGCAAGCACAGATATGAGCCATTATTTACCCGATGATCTGGCAAGAAAGGTTGACTCCCTGGCAATTGAAAAAATTAAAGCCTTTGATCCAGAGGGACTTTACAACGCTGTATTAGAGCATGGGATATCAATGTGTGGAGTAATTCCTACCACAGTAATGCTTCAGGCAACAAAGCTTCTTGGTGCAAAGGAAGTTCAAATTATTAAATACGCAACCTCTGCTGAGGTTAGCAGAGACTATGATAAGGTTGTAGGATATCTCGGTGCAATTGTCATCTAA
- the dnaB gene encoding replicative DNA helicase gives MAYLKEIDATALRLPPQSLEAEQAVLGAIILEGDSITKVIEIVSPEDFYSERHRKIYQAMLELFDKNEPIDLITLTEHLRDKGELEEAGGVSYLGNLTTVVPTAANIKYHARLVREKALLRAIIRACTEIVTKVYEEPEDAEEMIDYAERLIFEISEKRTNTSFYHMKDVVKHTFKIIESMYERKAVITGIPSGFKDLDELTSGFQPGDLIIIGGRPGMGKTAFSLNIAQHVGVELGEPVAFFSLEMSKEQIAMRLLSSIAMVNSTSLRKGFISKKDWERITDAAVKLSEAPIYIDDSSQMSVLEIRAKARRLKMEKGRLGLVIIDYLQLMRSRNSYDVREQEIADISRSLKAMAKELKVPVIALSQLNRSVEKTSDRRPTLANLRESGAIEQDADVIIFLYRDEVYNRKNSANKGKAEVIVAKQRNGPTDTVYLTFLDDYTRFLDYTDKYTGTEIQEEV, from the coding sequence ATGGCTTATTTAAAGGAAATAGATGCTACTGCCCTCAGACTACCACCTCAGAGCCTTGAGGCTGAACAAGCTGTTCTTGGTGCAATAATTCTTGAAGGAGACTCAATAACTAAAGTAATTGAAATAGTTTCACCAGAAGATTTCTATAGTGAAAGGCACAGAAAAATTTATCAGGCAATGCTTGAACTTTTTGATAAAAATGAGCCAATTGACCTCATCACTCTTACAGAACATTTAAGGGACAAAGGTGAGCTTGAAGAGGCTGGAGGAGTTAGTTATTTAGGAAATCTCACCACAGTAGTTCCTACAGCAGCAAATATAAAATATCATGCCAGACTTGTCAGAGAAAAGGCTTTGCTGAGGGCTATTATTCGTGCCTGCACTGAGATCGTTACAAAAGTTTATGAAGAGCCTGAGGATGCTGAGGAAATGATTGATTATGCTGAAAGATTAATCTTTGAAATTTCAGAAAAACGAACAAATACAAGCTTTTATCATATGAAAGATGTGGTGAAACATACTTTCAAGATAATAGAGAGCATGTATGAGAGAAAGGCAGTAATAACAGGCATTCCTTCAGGTTTCAAGGACCTTGACGAGTTAACCTCAGGTTTTCAGCCTGGGGATCTGATAATTATTGGTGGCAGACCTGGAATGGGAAAAACAGCTTTTTCATTAAACATTGCCCAGCATGTGGGAGTAGAGCTTGGAGAGCCTGTTGCCTTTTTCAGCCTTGAGATGTCAAAGGAGCAAATCGCAATGAGGCTTCTTAGCAGCATTGCAATGGTAAATTCCACAAGTCTCAGAAAGGGCTTTATAAGTAAGAAAGACTGGGAAAGAATTACAGATGCTGCTGTTAAACTTAGTGAAGCACCCATTTACATAGATGATTCCTCTCAGATGAGTGTTCTTGAGATAAGGGCAAAGGCAAGAAGGCTTAAAATGGAAAAAGGCAGGCTTGGACTGGTTATCATAGACTATCTTCAGCTTATGAGAAGCAGAAACTCATATGATGTAAGAGAGCAGGAAATAGCTGATATATCCCGTTCACTCAAAGCTATGGCAAAGGAGTTAAAAGTTCCTGTCATTGCATTGAGTCAGCTTAATCGCTCAGTGGAAAAAACTTCTGATAGAAGACCTACTCTGGCAAACTTAAGAGAATCAGGTGCAATTGAACAGGATGCAGATGTAATAATCTTTCTTTACAGAGACGAAGTATACAACAGGAAAAACTCTGCCAACAAAGGCAAAGCTGAAGTAATAGTGGCAAAGCAGAGAAATGGACCTACTGACACTGTGTATCTTACTTTTCTTGATGATTATACAAGATTCCTTGATTATACAGACAAGTACACAGGCACAGAAATACAAGAGGAAGTCTAA
- the rplI gene encoding 50S ribosomal protein L9: protein MKVILKEDVHGLGKAGQIINVKDGYARNYLLPRGLVLIADEKNLKALEYQKKKIEEEAKKKRQDAESVAERLSALELTIKAKAGEDQKLFGSITAKDVAEALQNHGFSIDKRQINILEPIKRLGEHEVEVKLHSNVSAKLKINVVGE from the coding sequence ATGAAGGTAATTCTCAAAGAAGATGTTCATGGATTGGGTAAAGCAGGACAGATTATCAATGTAAAAGATGGATATGCAAGAAACTATCTTCTGCCAAGAGGGCTTGTATTAATTGCTGATGAAAAAAACTTAAAAGCTCTTGAGTATCAAAAGAAAAAAATTGAAGAAGAAGCAAAGAAAAAGCGTCAGGATGCAGAATCAGTAGCAGAAAGACTCAGTGCTCTTGAACTTACAATTAAAGCAAAGGCTGGGGAAGACCAGAAACTTTTTGGTTCCATTACAGCAAAAGATGTAGCAGAAGCTTTACAAAATCATGGTTTTTCAATCGACAAGAGACAAATCAACATCTTAGAGCCCATAAAAAGATTGGGAGAGCATGAAGTAGAGGTTAAACTCCATTCAAATGTCAGTGCAAAATTAAAGATTAATGTTGTAGGAGAATAA
- a CDS encoding helix-turn-helix transcriptional regulator, whose product MKIGETIKKLRKAKGISQMELADRIGITYQQLQKYEKGKSKITIERLIDIAKALDVPVSVFFHEVYEKERKFYSEDEVILIELYRKLSDAELKKALLKIMKELSSK is encoded by the coding sequence ATGAAAATAGGTGAAACAATAAAGAAGTTGAGAAAGGCAAAAGGGATTTCTCAGATGGAACTTGCCGACAGGATTGGAATAACCTATCAACAGCTTCAGAAGTATGAAAAAGGGAAATCAAAAATTACAATAGAAAGGCTTATTGATATAGCAAAAGCCCTTGATGTTCCCGTAAGCGTATTTTTCCATGAAGTATATGAAAAGGAAAGGAAATTTTATTCTGAAGATGAAGTTATTCTTATAGAACTTTACAGAAAACTTTCTGACGCTGAATTAAAAAAAGCATTATTGAAAATCATGAAAGAACTGAGCTCAAAATAG
- a CDS encoding response regulator — translation MKKVLVIENNRLVKEVLMEYLRFFGYEGELATSTVKSFIDYKFIIADYTTIKELNLLEEIASIISHKPVIILSTLNCPEEEILKNNALCLTKPFYIHEFKEALKIVDEEFHKEAQ, via the coding sequence ATGAAAAAAGTTCTGGTCATTGAAAATAACCGACTTGTAAAAGAAGTCCTGATGGAGTATCTACGGTTCTTTGGCTATGAAGGTGAACTTGCTACATCAACTGTAAAATCATTTATAGACTACAAATTTATTATAGCCGATTATACAACAATAAAGGAATTAAATCTTCTGGAAGAAATAGCGAGCATAATTTCTCATAAACCTGTGATAATTTTATCTACTCTGAACTGTCCTGAAGAAGAAATTTTAAAAAATAATGCTCTTTGTCTTACCAAACCTTTTTATATTCATGAGTTTAAGGAGGCTTTAAAGATCGTTGACGAAGAATTTCATAAAGAAGCACAGTAG
- a CDS encoding RNA methyltransferase → MKWIQSPENPLIKEIKKIIKKPEEKIFIEGINLIEAALTSDYVQIEEVLVTEDFIEKQREFFKTFKSKILVTGISERIAKTISETVTPQGIFAVAKFKYKNLNEIKNPKLAVIADRIQDPGNLGTIIRASEALGAEALLTTPGTCNPLSGKVLRASAGSIFFIPVIKASVKDIKDFILKNKLKLVITDLKAKLHCFNVDFTGSLAVAFGNESHGVSEELKTIKHISCRIPHKGKTESLNVAIAATVLLYEILRQRSLKPP, encoded by the coding sequence ATGAAGTGGATCCAAAGTCCTGAAAATCCATTAATAAAAGAAATAAAGAAAATCATCAAAAAACCAGAGGAAAAAATCTTTATTGAAGGAATAAATCTTATTGAAGCAGCCCTTACCTCTGATTATGTTCAGATTGAGGAAGTACTTGTTACAGAAGATTTTATTGAGAAACAAAGGGAGTTTTTTAAAACTTTTAAAAGCAAAATCCTGGTTACAGGCATTTCTGAAAGGATTGCAAAGACAATATCTGAAACAGTAACTCCTCAGGGAATATTTGCAGTAGCAAAATTTAAGTATAAAAATCTCAATGAAATCAAAAATCCAAAACTCGCCGTTATTGCAGACAGAATTCAGGATCCAGGAAATCTTGGAACAATCATTCGTGCTTCTGAGGCTCTTGGTGCAGAAGCTCTGCTGACCACTCCAGGAACATGCAATCCCCTTTCAGGCAAGGTTTTAAGAGCATCCGCAGGAAGCATATTTTTTATTCCAGTGATAAAGGCTTCTGTAAAAGATATTAAAGACTTCATCTTGAAAAATAAACTTAAGCTTGTAATAACAGATTTAAAGGCAAAATTGCACTGTTTTAATGTTGATTTTACTGGTTCATTAGCAGTTGCTTTTGGGAATGAATCTCATGGAGTAAGTGAAGAGCTAAAGACAATAAAACATATAAGTTGCAGAATTCCCCATAAAGGTAAAACAGAAAGTCTGAATGTTGCCATAGCTGCTACTGTGCTTCTTTATGAAATTCTTCGTCAACGATCTTTAAAGCCTCCTTAA
- a CDS encoding NAD(P)H-hydrate dehydratase, translating to MILPRTLLLLTMTSESFSIFIGKFRHYPEFISPVWYNFDMKVVTSREMAEIDRLTIEHYGIPSMVLMERAALAVSEHVLELNPENVIVLAGPGNNGGDGVACARILKNKIKDVKIFQLFPDEKLSSDCKNQLDIAKKFGVPVIDGYPGDEEIMQADVIIDAIFGTGLKKAIEGEIAQFIENLNSLKKFVLAVDVPSGISSDTGEVLGVAIRAKITVTFGLPKRGHLLFPGKEYTGKLFIEDIGFPKELTESENLKISTIEKHLACCLIPPRPEYSHKTRYGHVLVIAGSTGKTGAAVMTAKAALRAGSGLVTMAVPAALKVVFQSKVLEEMILPLACTMNTLSRQALPEIMEFINAKANSVAFGPGVGVNEDIEIILKELILNCPCPIVIDADGITVLGKISDVLKQARSEIVLTPHPGELSRLINMAVKDIEKQRVDIAQKVANQLNVVLVLKGVPTVVAEPQGSVYLNTTGNPGMATAGSGDVLTGIIASLIGQGLTPFHASVLGCFIHGLSGDIAAKKKGYHGLIAGDLIENLPEAFIELSQ from the coding sequence ATGATACTGCCACGCACCCTACTGCTACTCACAATGACCAGTGAAAGTTTTTCTATCTTTATCGGCAAATTTAGACATTATCCTGAATTTATCTCTCCTGTATGGTATAATTTTGATATGAAAGTCGTCACATCCCGTGAAATGGCAGAAATTGATAGACTAACCATTGAGCATTACGGCATTCCTTCAATGGTATTAATGGAAAGAGCTGCCTTAGCTGTTAGTGAGCATGTGCTTGAGCTTAATCCAGAAAATGTTATTGTTCTTGCAGGACCAGGAAACAATGGTGGTGATGGAGTTGCCTGTGCAAGAATACTTAAAAATAAAATTAAAGATGTAAAAATTTTTCAGCTTTTTCCCGATGAAAAACTTTCCAGTGATTGCAAAAATCAACTTGATATTGCAAAAAAATTTGGAGTGCCAGTGATTGATGGTTATCCCGGAGATGAGGAAATAATGCAGGCAGATGTAATTATTGATGCAATCTTTGGAACAGGACTTAAAAAAGCAATTGAAGGTGAAATTGCCCAATTCATTGAAAATTTAAATTCTCTAAAAAAATTCGTTTTAGCTGTTGATGTTCCCTCAGGAATATCCTCAGATACAGGAGAAGTTCTCGGAGTTGCTATTAGAGCAAAAATAACTGTAACTTTCGGACTTCCAAAAAGAGGGCATTTACTTTTTCCAGGAAAAGAGTATACAGGTAAGCTTTTTATTGAAGATATCGGATTTCCAAAAGAATTAACAGAGTCTGAAAATTTAAAGATTTCAACAATTGAAAAACATCTTGCCTGCTGCCTTATTCCTCCGAGACCTGAGTATTCTCATAAAACAAGATACGGGCATGTTCTTGTGATTGCAGGTTCTACAGGAAAAACAGGTGCAGCAGTCATGACAGCAAAGGCTGCTTTGCGGGCAGGTTCTGGACTTGTAACAATGGCAGTTCCTGCAGCACTTAAAGTTGTTTTTCAGAGTAAGGTTCTTGAGGAGATGATTCTTCCTCTTGCATGCACAATGAATACCCTTTCAAGGCAGGCTTTACCTGAAATTATGGAATTTATAAATGCAAAGGCAAACTCTGTTGCCTTTGGTCCTGGAGTTGGAGTTAATGAAGATATTGAGATCATTTTAAAAGAGCTTATTTTAAACTGTCCATGTCCAATTGTAATTGATGCTGATGGTATAACAGTTCTTGGAAAAATCTCAGATGTTCTCAAGCAAGCTCGCTCTGAGATTGTTCTTACGCCTCATCCTGGTGAGTTAAGCAGACTTATAAACATGGCAGTCAAAGATATTGAAAAACAGAGAGTTGATATTGCTCAAAAAGTAGCGAACCAATTAAATGTTGTCCTTGTTTTAAAAGGAGTTCCAACAGTAGTTGCTGAGCCTCAGGGTAGCGTATATTTAAATACAACAGGAAATCCAGGAATGGCAACAGCAGGTTCAGGAGATGTTCTCACAGGCATAATTGCTTCACTTATTGGGCAGGGACTCACTCCTTTTCATGCTTCTGTGCTTGGTTGTTTCATTCATGGATTAAGTGGAGACATAGCTGCTAAAAAGAAAGGATATCATGGTCTTATTGCCGGAGATTTGATTGAAAACCTTCCAGAAGCTTTTATTGAGCTCAGTCAATGA
- a CDS encoding aspartate kinase produces the protein MLIVQKYGGTSVANIERIKAVAERVSKTVKEGNKVVVVVSAMAGETDKLIGLAHQVCSNPPEREMDLLLSSGERVTAALTAMALCELGHKAIALTGRQMGIITDAVHTKARIEKIIATRALKALEDGYIVVAAGFQGITETEDVTTLGRGGSDLTAVAIAAALNADLCEIYTDVDGVFTADPNIVPNARKLDKISYEEMLELASLGAKVLQTRSVEFAMKYNVPVIVRSSFNWNPGTLVTKEDKDMEKVVVSGIAHDKNQAKITILKVPDRPGIAAKLFKAVADANIVVDMIVQNISSDGKATDISFTVPKADAKKALELTEKISRELGAEGVLLNEGIAKISIVGVGMRTHSGVAAQMFEALANHGINIMAISTSEIKISCLIDAKYTELAVRVLHDTFKLGEQ, from the coding sequence ATGCTTATTGTTCAAAAATATGGTGGAACTTCTGTTGCAAACATTGAAAGAATAAAAGCTGTTGCAGAAAGGGTTTCAAAAACTGTTAAAGAAGGCAATAAAGTTGTTGTTGTTGTTTCTGCAATGGCTGGAGAGACAGACAAACTCATTGGACTTGCTCATCAGGTATGTTCAAACCCTCCAGAAAGGGAAATGGATTTACTTCTTTCCTCTGGAGAAAGAGTTACTGCTGCACTTACAGCAATGGCTTTATGCGAACTGGGACACAAGGCAATTGCTCTTACTGGAAGGCAGATGGGAATAATTACCGATGCAGTGCATACAAAGGCACGAATTGAGAAAATTATCGCAACCCGAGCATTGAAAGCTCTTGAAGACGGTTATATTGTAGTGGCTGCAGGCTTTCAGGGGATTACGGAAACAGAGGATGTAACAACGCTTGGCAGAGGTGGCTCTGATCTTACGGCAGTTGCCATTGCAGCTGCATTGAATGCTGATTTATGTGAAATTTACACAGATGTTGATGGTGTATTTACTGCTGATCCAAATATTGTCCCCAATGCTCGTAAGCTTGATAAGATTTCTTATGAGGAAATGCTTGAACTTGCTTCACTGGGAGCAAAGGTTTTGCAAACTCGTTCTGTAGAGTTTGCAATGAAATACAATGTCCCTGTAATAGTTCGTTCAAGCTTTAACTGGAATCCCGGAACATTAGTTACAAAGGAGGATAAAGACATGGAAAAAGTGGTAGTATCAGGCATTGCCCATGACAAAAATCAAGCAAAAATAACAATTCTTAAAGTTCCTGACAGACCTGGAATAGCAGCAAAACTTTTCAAAGCAGTGGCAGATGCAAATATTGTTGTTGACATGATTGTTCAGAACATAAGCAGTGATGGTAAAGCAACTGACATTTCTTTTACAGTTCCAAAAGCTGATGCTAAAAAAGCTCTTGAGCTTACAGAGAAAATTTCCAGAGAACTGGGAGCCGAGGGAGTTCTTTTAAACGAGGGGATAGCGAAAATTTCCATTGTAGGTGTTGGCATGAGAACACATTCAGGAGTGGCAGCTCAGATGTTTGAAGCCCTTGCCAACCATGGAATAAACATAATGGCAATAAGCACATCGGAGATAAAGATTTCATGCCTTATTGATGCTAAATATACTGAACTTGCTGTAAGAGTGCTTCATGATACATTTAAATTAGGTGAGCAGTAA
- the argJ gene encoding bifunctional glutamate N-acetyltransferase/amino-acid acetyltransferase ArgJ, with protein MDIVSPEGFFYSVAKAGIKYQDRYDVALIYSKKPAQVAGVFTTNQIKAAPVKICMKRIRSGQAQALILNSGNANACTGQKGIEDALKITDYLAEKLNINKEHVLPLSTGVIGVHLPVEKIIKGVDELVNRLGNAQPIQVAEAIMTTDTFPKLTYRQIGEDTAVTILGICKGAGMICPNMATMLCAIVTDAKISSDLMKEALRDAVAQSFNSITVDGDMSTNDTVLMLANGESDVKIERKTTLWKQFKGALNELCIELSKMIVKDGEGATKFITVNVKGAKTAQDAKRVARAVANSLLVKTAFYGCDPNWGRVIAAVGYSGVAVKEEKIEIYINGICLFNRGFPTMRQEELKEILKEHEIEILINLNLGTGKATVFTTDLSEEYVRINSAYTT; from the coding sequence ATGGATATTGTTTCACCTGAAGGATTTTTTTATTCAGTTGCAAAGGCGGGGATTAAGTACCAAGACAGGTATGATGTGGCTTTAATTTATTCTAAAAAGCCTGCTCAGGTTGCAGGAGTTTTTACTACCAATCAGATAAAAGCTGCTCCTGTAAAAATTTGTATGAAAAGAATACGCTCAGGACAGGCTCAGGCATTGATTTTAAACAGTGGAAATGCCAATGCCTGCACAGGCCAGAAAGGAATTGAGGATGCATTAAAAATAACGGATTATCTGGCAGAAAAACTCAATATTAATAAAGAACATGTTTTACCACTTTCAACAGGAGTTATTGGAGTGCATTTGCCTGTTGAAAAAATCATTAAAGGAGTTGATGAACTTGTAAACAGGCTTGGCAATGCTCAGCCTATACAGGTTGCAGAAGCAATAATGACAACCGATACTTTCCCAAAGCTTACATACAGGCAAATTGGAGAGGATACTGCTGTCACGATTCTGGGAATATGTAAGGGCGCTGGAATGATCTGTCCAAATATGGCAACAATGCTGTGTGCAATAGTTACTGATGCGAAGATAAGTTCGGATTTGATGAAAGAGGCTTTAAGAGATGCTGTGGCACAGAGCTTTAACTCAATTACAGTTGACGGAGACATGTCAACAAATGATACGGTTTTAATGCTTGCGAATGGAGAATCTGATGTAAAGATTGAAAGAAAAACCACTCTATGGAAGCAGTTTAAGGGAGCTCTTAATGAGCTGTGTATTGAGCTTTCAAAAATGATAGTGAAAGATGGAGAAGGAGCAACAAAATTCATAACAGTTAATGTTAAAGGAGCTAAGACAGCTCAGGATGCAAAAAGAGTTGCCAGGGCTGTGGCAAATTCCCTTCTGGTTAAAACAGCCTTTTATGGATGTGACCCCAACTGGGGCAGAGTAATTGCTGCTGTGGGATACTCTGGAGTTGCTGTAAAGGAAGAAAAAATTGAGATTTATATAAATGGTATCTGCCTTTTTAACAGAGGCTTTCCCACAATGAGACAGGAGGAACTCAAGGAAATTCTTAAAGAGCATGAAATTGAGATTTTGATTAACTTAAATCTCGGTACAGGGAAAGCAACTGTTTTCACAACTGATTTATCGGAAGAATATGTGAGAATAAACTCTGCATACACTACATAA
- the clpS gene encoding ATP-dependent Clp protease adapter ClpS: protein MKERVFLEEEQEISIDQPELYRVYLLNDDYTTMDFVVHVLMTIFEKSKVEATRIMLYVHRHGKGLAGIYPKEIAETKVAQVESLARANGFPLKCSIERDDQ, encoded by the coding sequence ATGAAAGAAAGAGTCTTCCTTGAAGAAGAACAGGAAATCTCAATTGACCAACCTGAACTTTACAGAGTTTATCTCCTGAATGATGATTACACTACAATGGATTTTGTTGTCCATGTTTTAATGACAATTTTTGAAAAATCAAAGGTAGAAGCTACCAGAATAATGCTTTATGTTCACAGACACGGAAAAGGTCTTGCAGGTATTTATCCAAAGGAGATTGCTGAAACAAAGGTAGCCCAGGTGGAAAGCCTTGCAAGAGCCAATGGTTTTCCGTTAAAATGCAGTATAGAAAGAGATGATCAATAA